The proteins below are encoded in one region of Sphingopyxis sp. YR583:
- a CDS encoding DUF899 family protein — MALRQTLSAAPALASRRRAFPGEDESYTKARKSLLAEEIDLRRKMTRIAEQRRALPPGPAMKDYRFKDSDGAELGLADLFGGHDTLVSYFWMYGPERERPCPMCTNWLGSVDGNANDLKQRVAFKIFGRSPVERQKAFALERSWQALDFLQTVGEDYARDFRLLNGDGSENPALAVFRKSGNEVRLFWKSEMTAEMADPGQDPRDAPDIASLWNILDLTPSGRGTNWYPSLEY, encoded by the coding sequence ATGGCCCTTCGCCAAACCCTGTCGGCTGCGCCGGCGCTTGCTTCCCGTAGACGTGCATTTCCCGGCGAAGATGAATCCTATACCAAAGCAAGAAAATCGCTGCTGGCCGAAGAGATCGACCTGCGCCGCAAGATGACGCGGATCGCCGAGCAGCGCCGCGCGCTGCCGCCAGGGCCGGCGATGAAGGATTACCGGTTCAAGGATTCCGATGGCGCCGAGCTCGGCCTCGCCGACCTGTTCGGCGGGCACGACACCCTCGTCAGCTATTTCTGGATGTACGGCCCCGAGCGCGAACGTCCTTGCCCGATGTGTACTAATTGGCTCGGCTCGGTCGACGGCAATGCGAATGACCTGAAACAGCGCGTCGCGTTCAAGATATTCGGTCGCAGTCCGGTCGAGCGTCAAAAGGCCTTCGCGCTCGAACGCAGCTGGCAGGCGCTCGATTTCCTGCAGACCGTCGGCGAAGACTATGCTCGCGACTTTCGCTTGCTCAATGGCGACGGCAGCGAGAATCCCGCGCTGGCGGTGTTCAGGAAGAGCGGTAATGAAGTGCGCCTGTTCTGGAAGAGCGAGATGACCGCCGAAATGGCGGATCCGGGTCAAGACCCGCGCGATGCGCCCGACATCGCGAGTCTCTGGAACATCCTCGACCTGACGCCGTCGGGCCGCGGAACGAACTGGTATCCGTCGCTGGAATATTGA
- a CDS encoding enoyl-CoA hydratase-related protein, whose protein sequence is MTLPTFDTIKLEIADNVATITLNRPERLNSMPPAMADDIREALDHLPGIGARALLITGEGRGFCSGADLAGDRSAGGAVSGGARSRNALRGHYNPMLLSLANLDIPVVVAVNGPAAGVGCSFALSGDFTIAGKSAYFLQAFVNIGLVPDGGSSWLLPRLIGVPRALQMMMLGEKISADQAADWGMIYKSVEDADLMSEAKALATRLANGPTIALGTMRKVLRDGLTQDFATTLDAEAKGQFIAGGTADALEGIMAFQQKRKTEFKGK, encoded by the coding sequence ATGACCCTTCCCACCTTCGACACGATCAAGCTCGAAATCGCCGACAATGTCGCCACGATCACTCTGAACCGGCCCGAACGGCTCAACTCGATGCCGCCCGCAATGGCCGATGACATTCGCGAGGCGCTCGACCATCTGCCGGGCATCGGCGCGCGTGCGCTGCTCATTACCGGCGAAGGCCGCGGTTTCTGTTCGGGGGCCGATCTGGCCGGCGACCGGTCTGCGGGCGGTGCCGTCAGCGGCGGTGCGCGGAGCCGCAACGCCCTGCGCGGTCATTATAATCCGATGCTGCTTTCGCTCGCCAACCTCGACATTCCCGTCGTCGTCGCAGTCAACGGCCCGGCAGCGGGCGTCGGGTGCAGCTTTGCGCTGTCAGGCGACTTCACGATCGCCGGCAAGAGCGCCTATTTCCTCCAGGCTTTCGTCAACATCGGGCTCGTGCCCGACGGCGGTTCGTCGTGGCTGCTGCCGCGCCTGATCGGCGTGCCGCGCGCGCTGCAGATGATGATGCTGGGCGAGAAGATTTCGGCCGATCAGGCGGCAGACTGGGGCATGATCTACAAGAGCGTCGAAGACGCCGATTTGATGAGCGAGGCCAAGGCGCTTGCCACCCGCCTCGCCAACGGCCCGACGATCGCACTTGGCACGATGCGCAAGGTGCTGCGCGACGGGCTGACTCAGGATTTCGCGACCACGCTCGACGCAGAAGCCAAGGGCCAGTTCATCGCGGGCGGTACCGCCGACGCGTTGGAAGGCATCATGGCCTTCCAGCAGAAGCGCAAGACCGAGTTCAAGGGCAAGTAA
- a CDS encoding HD domain-containing protein, with product MNEMTHDHAAFRSMIDGTQEDWDIIAREQKEFAPNNGKRILDHLKLLGGDYGGFPVDRLEHCLQTATRAHRDGRDEEYVVMALLHDIGDTLGAFNHPDVAAAILKPFLSEENLWIVQHHGIFQGHYFFHYLGLDRDMRDQFSDSPYYAACAEFCEKYDAPAFDPDYDSEPLEFFEPMVMRLCSYPRTSIYKKVMVEEAAE from the coding sequence ATGAACGAGATGACGCACGATCACGCCGCATTCCGGTCGATGATCGACGGAACACAGGAAGACTGGGACATTATCGCGCGCGAGCAGAAGGAGTTCGCGCCGAACAATGGCAAGCGCATCCTCGATCATCTGAAACTGCTCGGCGGCGATTATGGCGGCTTTCCGGTCGACCGGCTCGAACATTGCCTGCAGACCGCGACCCGGGCGCACAGGGATGGCCGCGACGAGGAATATGTCGTGATGGCGCTGCTCCACGACATCGGCGATACGCTCGGCGCGTTCAATCACCCCGACGTCGCGGCGGCGATCCTCAAACCCTTTCTTTCAGAAGAAAATCTCTGGATCGTGCAGCATCATGGCATTTTCCAGGGGCATTATTTCTTCCACTATCTCGGGCTCGACCGCGATATGCGCGATCAGTTCAGCGATAGCCCCTACTACGCGGCGTGCGCCGAATTCTGCGAGAAATATGACGCGCCGGCGTTCGACCCCGATTACGACAGCGAGCCGCTCGAATTCTTCGAGCCGATGGTGATGCGCCTCTGCTCCTATCCGCGCACGAGCATCTACAAGAAGGTGATGGTCGAGGAAGCGGCCGAGTAG
- a CDS encoding COG3904 family protein, with the protein MSLPRKAFRIAAAAGLVTCLTGAAKPAMDPSNPTCPLSPDWSGNATMKLTPVAKKGGKVLLAEGRIDTGLPDRLKAALAANPDVSEVWLRSPGGDARAGNAAGRIIRSNFGLTTRIPAGWACFSACNFIFMGGQPRVIDPGGLFIVHMFTRTGDRSAIDMSVAMGTDATKELIGDIEQDAALLASEDNDFLIRMGVSRKLLTEVMYQQKALANAEDKSTRRCLTQVEVKTYNVANNNE; encoded by the coding sequence ATGTCATTGCCGCGTAAAGCCTTCCGGATTGCTGCGGCGGCTGGGCTGGTCACATGCCTGACCGGTGCCGCCAAACCCGCGATGGATCCGTCGAACCCGACCTGTCCCCTCAGCCCCGATTGGTCGGGAAATGCGACGATGAAGCTGACACCCGTCGCCAAGAAGGGCGGTAAGGTGCTGCTGGCCGAAGGGCGTATCGATACCGGACTGCCCGATCGGCTGAAGGCTGCGCTCGCCGCAAACCCCGACGTCAGCGAGGTATGGCTCCGCTCGCCCGGCGGCGACGCGCGCGCTGGCAATGCCGCAGGTCGGATCATCCGCTCGAATTTCGGGCTGACGACGCGGATCCCGGCGGGCTGGGCCTGCTTCAGCGCGTGCAACTTCATCTTCATGGGAGGGCAGCCGCGCGTGATCGATCCCGGCGGGCTGTTCATCGTCCATATGTTCACGCGCACCGGCGACCGCAGCGCGATCGACATGAGTGTTGCGATGGGCACCGACGCAACCAAGGAACTGATCGGCGACATCGAACAGGACGCTGCGCTGCTTGCAAGCGAGGACAATGATTTCCTGATCCGCATGGGGGTGTCGCGCAAGCTGCTGACCGAGGTCATGTACCAGCAAAAAGCGCTGGCGAATGCCGAGGACAAATCGACGCGGCGCTGCCTGACGCAGGTCGAGGTCAAGACCTATAACGTTGCAAATAACAACGAATAG